Proteins encoded within one genomic window of Bacillus sp. 1NLA3E:
- the prmC gene encoding peptide chain release factor N(5)-glutamine methyltransferase has translation MSKIYEALQWASSFLVASGRDENAGELLLRHFAGMTRSQLFANMQESLDDDVLVAFREAVAEHVAGRPIQYMIGAEEFYGRRFVVNEEVLIPRPETEELVYEVLQRFRSIFGKSKAVDLVDIGTGSGAIAVTLKLEAPELVVTASDLAEESLLVARGNAEKLGADVEFVHGDLLQPFIVAGRRFDVVISNPPYIPVGDMNEMSEVVTEHEPHRALFAGEDGLDLYRRFMVELPLVLKSTALVGFEVGAGQSEAVVEMLRVAFPQAAVDIVFDINGKDRMVFATIKE, from the coding sequence ATGAGTAAAATATATGAAGCCCTCCAGTGGGCTTCTTCTTTTTTAGTTGCTTCTGGTCGGGATGAGAATGCGGGAGAATTATTGTTGCGCCATTTTGCCGGGATGACGAGGTCGCAGCTTTTTGCCAATATGCAGGAGAGTTTGGATGACGACGTCCTTGTTGCGTTTCGGGAAGCGGTGGCTGAGCACGTGGCTGGTCGGCCCATTCAATATATGATCGGCGCTGAGGAGTTTTACGGTCGGCGCTTTGTTGTGAATGAAGAGGTGCTGATTCCGCGTCCGGAAACTGAAGAGCTAGTATATGAAGTTTTGCAGCGTTTTCGGTCTATTTTTGGAAAAAGTAAAGCAGTTGACCTTGTCGACATCGGGACCGGTAGTGGAGCGATTGCCGTTACGCTGAAGTTGGAAGCCCCGGAGTTGGTTGTGACGGCAAGCGATTTAGCCGAGGAATCGTTGCTGGTGGCACGAGGGAATGCTGAGAAGCTAGGAGCAGATGTCGAATTTGTTCATGGCGATTTATTGCAGCCGTTTATTGTGGCTGGACGCAGGTTTGATGTGGTGATTTCGAATCCACCATATATTCCTGTCGGAGATATGAACGAAATGTCTGAGGTAGTGACCGAGCATGAGCCGCATCGCGCCTTGTTTGCTGGCGAAGATGGATTGGATCTGTATCGGCGTTTTATGGTGGAATTACCGCTGGTTTTGAAAAGTACAGCACTAGTCGGGTTCGAAGTAGGTGCTGGTCAAAGTGAGGCTGTGGTGGAGATGTTGCGAGTAGCATTCCCACAAGCAGCTGTCGATATCGTTTTTGATATAAACGGCAAGGACCGCATGGTGTTTGCGACGATAAAAGAATAA
- a CDS encoding low molecular weight protein arginine phosphatase, with the protein MVRILFVCTGNTCRSPMAEAILKSKAVTGVEVKSAGVFANNGSPASSHARAVLKENDISEDHRSSMLTDAEINWATYIFTMTTSHKTSVVRQFPNALEKTFTLKEYAGTTFNKDIVDPYGGPLELYRDTFLDIQTTIDKIIERLTLEAN; encoded by the coding sequence ATGGTTCGCATACTTTTTGTTTGTACAGGAAATACATGCCGAAGTCCAATGGCTGAGGCTATTTTAAAAAGTAAAGCAGTCACCGGTGTCGAGGTAAAATCAGCAGGTGTATTTGCTAACAACGGAAGTCCCGCTTCATCCCATGCTCGCGCAGTTCTCAAAGAAAATGACATTTCAGAAGACCATCGCTCATCGATGTTAACGGATGCTGAGATCAATTGGGCAACTTATATTTTTACGATGACAACGAGTCACAAAACGTCCGTGGTCAGGCAGTTCCCCAATGCGCTTGAAAAAACCTTTACCTTAAAAGAATATGCAGGCACTACTTTTAATAAAGATATTGTCGATCCATACGGTGGTCCGCTTGAACTTTATCGTGATACATTTTTAGATATCCAAACGACAATCGACAAAATCATCGAGCGCTTAACTTTGGAAGCTAATTGA
- the prfA gene encoding peptide chain release factor 1, producing MFDRLQTVEDRYERLNELLSDPDIVNDPKKLRDFSKEQSDMQDTVQTYRQYKEIKEQIQDAKAMLDEKLDADMREMVKEELNELEGQLTTLEIQLKQLLIPKDPNDDKNVIFEIRGAAGGDEAALFAGTLYRMYSRYADLQGWKTEVVEANPTGLGGFKEIIFMINGKGAYSKLKFENGAHRVQRVPETESGGRIHTSTATVGCLPEIEEVDVDISDKDVRVDTYCSSGAGGQSVNTTASAVRVTHVPTGIVVTCQDEKSQHKNKDKAMKVLRARVADKFLQEAQAEYDQVRKSAVGTGDRSERIRTYNFPQNRVTDHRIGLTIQKLDQIIEGKIDDIIDALIMEDQSSKLESASDE from the coding sequence ATGTTTGATCGTCTTCAAACTGTCGAAGATCGTTATGAAAGGCTGAATGAGCTGCTGAGCGATCCCGATATTGTAAATGATCCGAAAAAATTGCGGGATTTTTCAAAAGAGCAATCAGATATGCAGGATACTGTGCAAACATATCGTCAGTATAAAGAAATAAAAGAACAGATTCAGGATGCAAAGGCCATGCTCGACGAAAAGCTAGATGCTGACATGCGCGAAATGGTAAAAGAAGAATTGAATGAGCTTGAAGGGCAATTAACTACTCTCGAAATTCAGCTTAAACAGCTCCTTATTCCAAAGGATCCGAATGATGACAAAAACGTCATTTTTGAAATTCGTGGAGCAGCAGGCGGAGATGAAGCGGCATTATTTGCTGGGACACTTTACCGGATGTATAGTCGCTATGCTGACTTACAAGGCTGGAAAACAGAAGTGGTCGAAGCAAACCCAACCGGTCTAGGCGGATTTAAAGAGATTATTTTTATGATTAATGGTAAAGGTGCCTACTCCAAATTGAAATTTGAAAATGGTGCCCACCGTGTTCAGCGTGTTCCGGAAACGGAATCTGGCGGACGCATTCATACTTCTACTGCCACAGTTGGTTGTTTACCAGAAATAGAAGAAGTAGATGTTGATATCTCCGATAAAGACGTTCGTGTTGATACGTATTGCTCAAGTGGTGCCGGCGGACAGTCCGTAAATACGACCGCGTCAGCAGTTCGAGTCACACATGTTCCAACTGGAATCGTGGTAACCTGTCAGGATGAGAAGTCGCAGCATAAAAACAAGGATAAGGCGATGAAAGTCTTACGCGCCCGTGTAGCTGATAAGTTTCTTCAAGAAGCCCAAGCAGAATACGATCAAGTTCGTAAATCTGCGGTTGGTACCGGCGATCGTTCTGAGCGGATTCGTACTTACAACTTCCCGCAAAACCGGGTCACTGACCATCGTATTGGCTTAACGATTCAAAAGCTTGATCAAATAATAGAAGGCAAAATCGATGACATTATCGATGCATTAATTATGGAAGATCAATCCAGCAAACTGGAGTCTGCCTCAGATGAGTAA
- a CDS encoding L-threonylcarbamoyladenylate synthase: MKTYVWSVDKFVDNLKSYPQITQAAKFLKDNEVIAFPTETVYGLGGNAENSEAVAKIFAAKGRPSDNPLIIHIAEISQLEEFVSDVPQVAAVLMEKFWPGPLTIVLNKKEGQLSELATAGLPTVAVRMPDHPLALALIKASGLPIAAPSANQSGKPSPTLARHVHDDLNGKIAGIVDGGPTGVGLESTVIDCTNEIPVILRPGGITKEQLEAVIGEVAVDPALKNSETAPKAPGMKYTHYAPNAPLFLVSGSQTFLQKLVSEAQGEGLKVGVLTTKEAQDDYQADIVLACGQREKLESVAASLYETLRAFNEAEVGIIFSEIFPENGVGGAIMNRLTKAAGNRVITE, translated from the coding sequence ATGAAAACTTATGTTTGGTCAGTGGATAAGTTTGTGGACAACCTTAAAAGTTACCCACAGATTACACAAGCTGCTAAATTTTTAAAAGATAATGAAGTCATCGCTTTTCCTACGGAAACCGTTTATGGCCTAGGCGGAAATGCTGAAAATAGTGAAGCCGTCGCGAAAATTTTTGCGGCAAAAGGTCGACCTTCTGATAACCCATTAATTATCCATATCGCTGAAATCTCCCAATTAGAGGAGTTTGTTAGCGACGTTCCGCAAGTTGCGGCCGTCCTTATGGAGAAATTCTGGCCGGGGCCATTAACGATTGTATTAAATAAAAAGGAAGGTCAACTTTCTGAGCTGGCTACAGCTGGATTGCCAACGGTTGCCGTTCGAATGCCTGACCATCCGCTAGCGTTAGCGCTAATTAAAGCTTCAGGGCTGCCAATTGCCGCACCTAGCGCCAATCAATCCGGGAAGCCAAGTCCGACTTTAGCTCGACATGTGCATGATGACTTAAATGGGAAAATAGCTGGAATTGTTGATGGCGGTCCCACTGGTGTTGGTTTAGAGTCAACGGTTATTGATTGTACCAATGAAATCCCCGTTATTTTAAGACCAGGTGGTATTACAAAGGAACAGCTTGAAGCGGTGATAGGCGAGGTAGCAGTCGACCCAGCCCTTAAAAATTCAGAAACAGCACCGAAAGCGCCGGGAATGAAGTATACCCATTATGCCCCGAATGCCCCGTTATTTCTCGTTTCAGGGAGCCAAACCTTTCTCCAAAAACTCGTCAGTGAAGCACAGGGAGAAGGGCTTAAAGTGGGAGTCTTAACAACGAAGGAAGCCCAAGACGATTATCAAGCAGATATCGTTTTAGCATGTGGACAGAGAGAAAAGCTAGAATCTGTCGCCGCTTCATTATATGAAACGTTACGAGCATTTAATGAAGCAGAAGTTGGCATTATTTTTAGCGAAATATTCCCAGAAAATGGCGTCGGTGGGGCGATTATGAATCGGCTAACGAAAGCTGCCGGGAATCGAGTGATTACCGAATAG
- a CDS encoding TIGR01440 family protein: protein MSVHSWEIQLTGILESFLEQVELKPGNLVVIGCSTSEVIGAKIGTAGSFEVAEMIFRLLSDYQEKIGFRLAFQCCEHLNRAIVLERETARERQLEEVSVIPVRNAGGAMATYAFEHMNDPIVVETIKADAGIDIGETLIGMHLKHVAVPIRVEQKTVGGAHVTLAKTRPKLIGGGRAVYERTVDNTTCH from the coding sequence ATGTCAGTTCATTCTTGGGAAATCCAACTTACCGGTATTTTAGAAAGCTTTTTAGAACAAGTGGAGCTAAAGCCTGGGAATTTGGTTGTTATCGGCTGTAGTACAAGCGAAGTCATTGGCGCAAAAATTGGAACTGCTGGATCATTTGAAGTGGCAGAAATGATTTTTCGATTATTATCTGACTATCAGGAGAAAATCGGCTTCAGGCTTGCCTTCCAATGCTGTGAACATCTAAACCGGGCCATTGTTCTGGAACGTGAAACGGCACGGGAGCGACAACTTGAAGAAGTCTCGGTGATTCCAGTTAGAAATGCTGGCGGTGCGATGGCAACTTATGCCTTCGAACACATGAACGACCCAATTGTGGTTGAGACCATCAAGGCCGACGCTGGCATCGATATCGGCGAAACGCTGATTGGTATGCACTTAAAGCATGTTGCTGTTCCAATCAGAGTCGAGCAAAAAACGGTTGGTGGCGCCCATGTAACTTTAGCCAAAACTCGTCCGAAGTTAATCGGCGGCGGGCGTGCCGTCTATGAACGAACCGTCGACAATACGACTTGTCATTAA
- a CDS encoding manganese efflux pump MntP: protein MVGEIFTLSIMAFALGMDAFSVGLGMGMIKLRLRQIFKIGITIGLFHVWMPLLGMITGRFLSDKFGTFAGYAGGMLLLTLGIQMIWSSFNSPDTNSLITPVGFGLIVFALSVSLDSFSVGLTLGIYKAKTVAVLVCFGIAATCLTWAGLLIGRKVQGWLGTYSEALGGGILLGFGLKLLLPI from the coding sequence ATGGTTGGGGAAATTTTCACTTTAAGTATCATGGCTTTTGCCTTGGGGATGGATGCATTCTCCGTCGGCCTAGGAATGGGAATGATTAAGCTAAGACTAAGGCAAATATTCAAAATTGGCATCACAATCGGATTGTTTCATGTATGGATGCCTTTGCTTGGCATGATTACTGGAAGATTCCTTTCAGATAAGTTCGGAACCTTTGCCGGTTATGCGGGTGGAATGCTATTGCTTACCCTCGGCATCCAAATGATATGGTCCAGTTTCAATAGCCCCGATACCAACAGTCTGATTACGCCCGTTGGTTTTGGTTTAATCGTATTTGCATTAAGTGTTAGTCTGGACAGCTTTTCAGTCGGTTTGACACTCGGAATTTACAAAGCCAAAACAGTCGCCGTCCTCGTTTGCTTTGGGATCGCGGCAACTTGCCTGACTTGGGCGGGATTGTTAATCGGTCGCAAGGTTCAAGGCTGGCTTGGAACTTACAGTGAAGCACTTGGTGGTGGTATTTTATTAGGCTTTGGTCTAAAGCTACTATTGCCGATTTAA
- the rpiB gene encoding ribose 5-phosphate isomerase B produces the protein MKVAIASDHGGVVLREEIKKLMDEMEIQYDDFGCDCGTSVDYPDYALPVAQKVANGEYDRGILICGTGIGMSIAANKVKGIRCALVHDVFSAIATRQHNDSNILAMGERVIGPGLAREIAKTWLKTEFEGGRHLNRINKITDIEKAEK, from the coding sequence ATGAAAGTAGCAATTGCATCAGATCATGGCGGAGTAGTTCTGCGCGAAGAAATTAAAAAATTAATGGACGAAATGGAAATTCAATATGACGATTTTGGCTGTGACTGCGGAACGTCTGTTGACTACCCTGATTATGCCTTGCCGGTAGCGCAAAAAGTGGCAAATGGTGAGTATGACCGTGGAATCTTAATTTGTGGTACGGGAATTGGCATGAGCATCGCTGCCAACAAGGTAAAGGGCATCCGTTGCGCCCTCGTTCATGATGTATTTAGCGCCATTGCTACCCGTCAACACAATGATAGCAACATTTTAGCGATGGGAGAGCGTGTTATCGGTCCGGGCCTTGCCCGTGAAATCGCCAAAACCTGGTTAAAGACAGAATTTGAAGGCGGCCGTCACTTAAATCGAATCAATAAAATAACTGACATCGAAAAAGCAGAGAAATAA
- a CDS encoding TorD/DmsD family molecular chaperone: protein MQTVDVAPLHDYLKARQNFYRFLQLLFFEPFTPETISQLKKDGNLQELQALDQAGQYLHQFFEQVTENQLQLEKDEFNRLFVGPGPIVAPPWESVYTSKERLLFDKTTYQVREQYHHFGLQFHGENNEPDDHLVIELDFIIFLNDLCLNESDSVKLAELFDYQINFLDLHLIQWVPAFCGKIIKNTDSFLYKGAALLLQDFIESESESLTEMKEALADVR from the coding sequence ATGCAGACTGTAGATGTTGCCCCGCTTCATGATTACTTAAAAGCGAGACAGAATTTTTACCGGTTTTTACAATTATTATTTTTCGAACCGTTCACTCCAGAAACCATTTCGCAACTTAAAAAAGACGGTAATTTGCAAGAACTTCAAGCCCTGGATCAAGCTGGTCAGTATCTGCACCAGTTTTTTGAACAGGTAACCGAAAATCAACTGCAACTTGAAAAAGACGAATTTAATAGATTATTTGTTGGGCCTGGACCCATCGTCGCCCCTCCTTGGGAATCAGTATATACCAGCAAGGAACGCCTGCTTTTTGATAAAACCACTTATCAGGTTCGCGAACAATATCACCACTTTGGACTTCAATTTCACGGTGAAAACAATGAGCCTGATGACCATCTTGTGATTGAATTAGACTTTATTATTTTTTTAAATGACCTATGTTTAAATGAAAGCGATTCTGTGAAACTGGCAGAGCTATTTGACTACCAGATAAACTTTTTAGATCTGCACCTGATCCAATGGGTACCCGCATTTTGCGGGAAGATTATCAAAAACACAGATAGCTTTTTATATAAAGGAGCTGCATTACTGCTCCAGGATTTTATTGAGTCTGAGTCAGAATCTTTAACAGAAATGAAGGAGGCATTGGCAGATGTCAGATAA
- the spoIIR gene encoding stage II sporulation protein R yields the protein MKKKLISSYLILLSLATIFNLYIPKNEVTAKEDVVIPNEAIRLRILANSDSKHDQQLKRKVRDAVNLEITKWVQDLTSIEEARTVIKGHLPEIQKIAEQVVADENETQAVTATFGKVQFPTKLYGQFLYPAGEYEAILITLGDGKGANWWCVLFPPLCFLDFSNGVAVSDGFDEKKKDHTSSKTTTEEKTKPTAKPQTKEKITNNTEVKNEKTKEGKIDPKTEKQQKQTNTAAKATDENQQVVTKTETNTADQKPVYTEKDEDDVEVKFFVKELWTKLF from the coding sequence ATGAAAAAGAAATTAATCAGTTCATATTTAATCCTGTTATCATTAGCAACGATTTTTAATTTATATATTCCAAAAAACGAGGTAACCGCAAAAGAGGATGTCGTCATTCCAAATGAGGCGATCCGACTAAGAATTTTAGCAAACAGCGACTCGAAGCATGACCAACAACTAAAACGTAAAGTAAGAGACGCAGTCAATCTTGAAATTACCAAATGGGTTCAGGACCTAACTTCAATAGAAGAAGCAAGAACAGTCATCAAAGGCCATCTTCCAGAAATTCAAAAGATTGCCGAACAGGTTGTAGCCGACGAAAATGAAACACAAGCTGTAACAGCAACATTTGGTAAGGTTCAGTTTCCAACGAAATTATATGGTCAGTTCCTTTATCCAGCTGGAGAATATGAAGCCATTTTAATCACGCTTGGGGACGGGAAAGGGGCAAATTGGTGGTGTGTCCTATTTCCACCATTATGTTTCCTAGATTTCTCAAACGGAGTCGCCGTTAGTGATGGATTTGACGAAAAGAAAAAAGACCATACTTCAAGCAAAACAACAACAGAAGAAAAAACAAAACCAACTGCCAAACCACAAACAAAAGAAAAGATAACAAATAATACTGAAGTAAAAAATGAAAAGACTAAGGAAGGCAAAATCGACCCGAAGACAGAAAAACAACAAAAGCAAACCAACACGGCTGCAAAAGCAACAGATGAAAATCAACAAGTCGTAACGAAAACAGAAACCAACACGGCTGACCAAAAGCCAGTTTACACTGAAAAAGATGAAGATGATGTCGAAGTGAAGTTTTTCGTGAAAGAGCTGTGGACGAAGCTGTTTTAA
- the upp gene encoding uracil phosphoribosyltransferase, producing MAKVYVFDHPLIQHKLTYIRDKSTGTKEFRELVDEVATLMAFEITRDMHLEDIEIETPVSVTKSKVLSGKKIGVVPILRAGLGMVDGILKVIPAAKVGHIGLYRDPETLMPVEYYIKLPSDVEERDFIVVDPMLATGGSAIDAIHSIKKRGAQHIKFMCLIASPEGVEALKLAHPDVDIYIAALDEKLNDHGYIVPGLGDAGDRLFGTK from the coding sequence ATGGCAAAAGTATATGTATTCGATCATCCACTCATCCAGCACAAGCTTACATACATTCGTGATAAGTCTACAGGGACAAAGGAATTCCGCGAACTTGTTGATGAAGTAGCAACGTTAATGGCGTTTGAAATCACTCGTGATATGCATCTCGAGGATATTGAAATCGAAACTCCAGTTAGTGTGACTAAGTCTAAGGTTTTATCTGGGAAAAAAATCGGTGTTGTTCCAATTTTGCGTGCCGGGCTTGGAATGGTTGACGGAATTCTAAAAGTAATTCCAGCCGCAAAGGTAGGGCATATTGGCCTTTACCGCGATCCGGAAACGTTAATGCCGGTTGAATATTACATTAAATTACCGAGCGATGTGGAAGAGCGCGACTTTATCGTCGTTGATCCGATGCTTGCAACTGGCGGTTCAGCTATTGATGCGATTCATTCTATCAAGAAACGCGGCGCTCAGCATATCAAATTTATGTGCTTAATCGCTTCACCTGAGGGCGTGGAAGCTTTAAAGCTGGCGCACCCAGATGTTGATATTTATATCGCTGCGCTTGATGAAAAACTCAATGATCACGGTTATATCGTACCTGGACTAGGCGACGCAGGCGACCGCTTATTTGGAACGAAGTAA
- the glyA gene encoding serine hydroxymethyltransferase has translation MKHLASQDEQVYNAIQKELGRQRNNIELIASENFVSEAVMEAQGSVLTNKYAEGYPGKRYYGGCEFVDVAEDIARDRAKQIFGAEHVNVQPHSGAQANMAVYYSILKHGDTVLGMNLSMGGHLTHGSPVNFSGLQFNFIEYGVDKETHYIDYDDVRAKALEHKPKLIVAGASAYPRVIDFAKFREIADEVGAYLMVDMAHIAGLVAAGLHPSPVPYAEFVTTTTHKTLRGPRGGMILCREEFAKAIDKSIFPGVQGGPLMHVIAAKAVAFGEALQDNFKDYAKNIIANAARLAEGLQKEGVALVSGGTDNHLLLVDLRSLDLTGKVAEKVLDEVGITVNKNTIPYDPQSPFVTSGIRIGTAAATSRGFGLAEMDEIASIIGFTLKNHEDEAKLAEAKARVTALTSKFPLYPEY, from the coding sequence ATGAAACATTTGGCTTCTCAAGACGAACAAGTATACAATGCGATTCAAAAAGAGTTAGGACGTCAACGTAATAATATCGAATTGATTGCTTCTGAAAACTTTGTAAGTGAAGCGGTTATGGAGGCACAAGGCTCCGTATTAACAAACAAATATGCAGAAGGCTACCCTGGTAAACGTTACTACGGTGGTTGTGAATTCGTCGACGTTGCTGAGGATATTGCTCGTGATCGTGCGAAACAAATCTTCGGTGCAGAACATGTCAACGTGCAACCGCACTCCGGTGCCCAAGCTAACATGGCTGTTTACTATTCCATTCTTAAGCATGGCGATACTGTGCTTGGAATGAATCTTTCCATGGGCGGACATTTAACTCATGGGAGCCCAGTAAACTTCAGTGGACTTCAATTTAACTTTATTGAATATGGTGTCGATAAAGAAACTCATTACATCGATTATGACGATGTTCGGGCCAAAGCGCTTGAGCACAAGCCGAAATTAATCGTTGCTGGTGCCAGTGCTTATCCTCGTGTCATCGATTTTGCTAAATTCCGCGAAATCGCTGATGAAGTCGGAGCTTATTTAATGGTTGATATGGCTCACATTGCCGGTTTAGTTGCAGCGGGCTTACATCCAAGCCCAGTGCCATACGCTGAATTTGTTACAACAACTACTCACAAAACATTACGCGGTCCTCGTGGCGGGATGATCCTTTGTCGCGAAGAGTTTGCGAAAGCAATTGATAAATCAATCTTCCCTGGAGTTCAAGGTGGCCCGTTAATGCACGTTATCGCAGCAAAAGCTGTTGCATTTGGCGAAGCTCTTCAAGACAACTTCAAGGATTATGCAAAAAATATTATTGCTAATGCGGCTCGCTTAGCTGAAGGCTTACAAAAAGAAGGCGTAGCTCTTGTTTCCGGCGGAACAGACAACCACCTTTTATTAGTGGATTTACGTTCGCTTGACCTAACTGGAAAAGTTGCTGAAAAGGTGCTTGACGAAGTTGGAATCACTGTTAATAAAAATACCATTCCATACGATCCACAAAGCCCATTCGTAACAAGCGGGATCCGTATCGGTACTGCCGCTGCTACATCACGTGGTTTTGGTTTAGCGGAAATGGACGAAATCGCGTCAATTATTGGCTTCACACTTAAAAACCATGAAGATGAAGCAAAATTAGCAGAAGCAAAAGCACGCGTAACTGCTTTAACAAGCAAATTCCCGTTATACCCTGAATACTAA